Proteins encoded in a region of the Vicia villosa cultivar HV-30 ecotype Madison, WI linkage group LG5, Vvil1.0, whole genome shotgun sequence genome:
- the LOC131601437 gene encoding metallothionein-like protein 1, whose amino-acid sequence MSGCGCGSSCNCGDSCKCNKRSSGLSYSEVETTETVILGVGPPKIHFDGAEMSVASEDGGCKCGDNCTCDPCNCK is encoded by the exons ATGTCTGGCTGTGGTTGTGGAAGCAGTTGCAACTGTGGTGATAGCTGCAA ATGCAACAAGAGGTCTAGTGGATTGAGCTACTCCGAAGTGGAAACCACAGAAACCGTGATTCTTGGCGTCGGTCCGCCGAAGATCCACTTTGATGGTGCTGAAATGAGTGTTGCTTCTGAGGATGGTGGTTGCAAGTGTGGTGATAACTGCACATGTGACCCTTGCAACTGCAAATGA